One Sulfoacidibacillus ferrooxidans DNA window includes the following coding sequences:
- a CDS encoding cold-shock protein yields the protein MYFHKKSAEDVPMEDTEIWSCTKEDCNGWMRANFTFDETPKCRQCLSPMERTSRMLPSLNNSNMDAK from the coding sequence ATGTATTTTCACAAGAAATCAGCAGAAGACGTTCCTATGGAAGATACGGAAATTTGGTCCTGTACAAAAGAAGATTGCAACGGCTGGATGCGGGCAAACTTTACATTTGACGAAACACCTAAGTGCAGACAATGTTTGTCTCCTATGGAACGGACATCAAGAATGCTTCCGTCCTTAAATAACTCAAATATGGATGCTAAATAA
- a CDS encoding ArsR/SmtB family transcription factor, which produces MIDVTVDIDAAFKALADPIRRSLLEALTKTEFYCHIDGEEVNGICVQDLSDMLELPQSTVSRHLAILRHAGLVGHLQKGVWHYYFCHTNVVRDIQAWLVSLMKQTAQ; this is translated from the coding sequence GTGATCGACGTTACTGTAGATATTGATGCAGCTTTCAAAGCATTGGCGGATCCTATTCGAAGGTCATTGCTTGAGGCACTTACGAAAACGGAGTTCTATTGTCATATTGATGGTGAAGAGGTCAATGGAATTTGTGTTCAAGATTTAAGCGACATGCTAGAATTACCTCAATCAACGGTGTCGAGGCATTTAGCTATTTTACGACATGCTGGGCTCGTTGGACATTTACAAAAAGGGGTATGGCATTATTATTTTTGCCATACAAATGTAGTGCGGGATATTCAAGCTTGGCTTGTATCTCTCATGAAACAGACTGCGCAGTAA
- a CDS encoding amino acid permease: protein MQRSKQSMLIHRNQKISYLSKKKGHGSLGLGELIFIGVGGIIGAGFFLGSGLPIRTAGPSVLISFVIGAFLTAQVTGALTSIATKHPVEGSFKVYADMYIGQFAGYMQGWMYYLASVLTIASEAVAMSVFTRVWLPGVPLWIFASVYSAVILLINAFGVKSFGRVESLMSIVKIAALVGFILFVVVIMFGHATVGRFAHASLTSAGFFPHGITGILQSMLIVVFAYAGIGVFATAAAEVKDTREIEQGAIWTIIILTLVYVLSIGGLLLIEPWQTVSTKTSPFVLSLEHAGMPVLAYIFNAVVLVASFSVMAGAVFSANQIVVSLGKDREAPRFVSKTSKRDVPYGALSSTAGGIFIAIGAAFILPSNIYNFLISASSFMTFFYWFMMLWTFLKWRNTKEGRQGEVSRLAFGQPVSTVITMVAIVVLTVYALFQKDQQIAFYAFAIITMIIGVSYLFVKKKLVKP from the coding sequence ATGCAACGGAGTAAACAGAGTATGCTAATTCACAGAAATCAAAAGATCAGCTATCTATCGAAAAAAAAAGGTCATGGTTCTTTAGGACTGGGTGAGCTCATATTCATTGGGGTTGGGGGCATTATTGGAGCTGGTTTTTTTCTTGGCAGTGGATTACCCATACGCACTGCAGGTCCAAGCGTACTAATCTCATTTGTGATTGGCGCATTTCTAACCGCACAAGTTACAGGTGCACTCACCTCTATTGCAACAAAACATCCTGTAGAAGGGTCGTTTAAAGTTTATGCTGATATGTATATTGGACAATTTGCTGGGTACATGCAGGGCTGGATGTATTATTTAGCTAGTGTGTTAACGATCGCGAGTGAAGCTGTGGCGATGAGTGTGTTTACTCGTGTGTGGTTACCGGGTGTTCCATTGTGGATATTTGCGTCTGTATATTCTGCCGTGATTTTGCTGATCAATGCTTTTGGTGTTAAAAGTTTTGGTCGTGTAGAATCTTTGATGAGTATCGTAAAAATAGCTGCCTTGGTTGGTTTTATCCTATTTGTCGTCGTAATCATGTTCGGGCACGCCACAGTGGGTAGATTTGCACATGCCAGTCTTACGTCTGCAGGATTTTTTCCACATGGTATCACTGGTATCTTACAGTCCATGTTAATCGTAGTTTTTGCCTATGCTGGGATTGGCGTTTTTGCAACAGCGGCTGCAGAAGTAAAAGATACGCGAGAAATTGAGCAAGGAGCCATATGGACGATCATCATCTTGACGCTTGTGTATGTGTTATCCATTGGTGGACTCTTATTGATTGAACCTTGGCAGACAGTGAGCACAAAGACAAGTCCATTTGTTTTATCCTTAGAACATGCAGGGATGCCTGTATTAGCGTATATCTTTAATGCGGTTGTCCTTGTTGCCTCTTTTAGTGTCATGGCTGGTGCTGTGTTTTCAGCCAATCAGATTGTAGTGAGTTTAGGAAAAGACCGTGAAGCACCTCGTTTTGTCTCTAAGACATCTAAGCGAGATGTCCCATATGGGGCTCTATCGAGTACGGCAGGTGGGATTTTCATTGCGATTGGGGCAGCGTTTATTTTGCCGTCCAATATCTATAATTTTCTTATTAGCGCATCCAGTTTTATGACCTTTTTCTACTGGTTTATGATGTTGTGGACTTTTCTTAAATGGCGTAACACAAAAGAGGGAAGACAAGGGGAAGTTTCTCGGCTAGCATTTGGTCAGCCGGTTTCCACAGTCATCACCATGGTTGCGATCGTTGTTCTCACCGTGTATGCGTTATTTCAAAAGGATCAACAAATTGCCTTTTATGCATTTGCCATTATCACAATGATCATTGGTGTAAGCTATCTATTTGTTAAAAAGAAACTAGTGAAGCCATGA
- a CDS encoding glycosyltransferase family 4 protein: MKIAIFTETFLPSTDGIVTRLCSTIDHLLEMGHEVAVIAPDGSPAFYKAAPVLSVKGIPYFFYPQKKFCPPSPKIGTFLRSFSPTLIHIVNPVVLGLNGIYYARKMRVPLIASFHTNLAAYAHLYHVPFLDPVAWSYLRLLHNQAILNLATSEAMVGELKKRDFHNTRLWAGGVDAELFHPRQQSDAMRARLTGGKIKDPVLLYVGRLAPEKQLERLRPILDAIHPIHIAFVGDGPDRARLEHMFKHTQVHFLGLLHANELAAAFASADAFIFPSTTETLGLVLLEAMSSGLPIIAAKSKPSEELIRQTEAGILFDSEDQESLLHAVRSLLTQPDLHHQLATQARSSIELRGWEIPTKALVEYYQVAVRAHQLHHHSVTSDIDIPV, from the coding sequence GTGAAAATCGCAATATTTACTGAGACATTTCTACCCTCCACAGATGGCATCGTTACACGCCTATGTTCAACTATCGACCATCTTCTTGAAATGGGACACGAAGTAGCCGTTATTGCCCCAGACGGGTCGCCTGCTTTTTATAAAGCTGCTCCCGTACTTTCTGTAAAAGGAATTCCTTATTTTTTTTATCCACAAAAGAAATTTTGTCCTCCATCACCTAAAATCGGGACATTTCTTAGGTCCTTTAGCCCTACCCTTATCCATATTGTGAATCCAGTCGTACTTGGCTTAAATGGCATATACTATGCACGTAAAATGCGCGTTCCGCTGATTGCATCCTTTCATACCAATCTAGCCGCGTATGCCCATCTATACCACGTCCCATTTCTAGACCCAGTGGCTTGGAGTTATTTGCGGCTTCTCCACAATCAAGCCATACTTAATCTTGCCACATCCGAAGCCATGGTCGGGGAATTAAAAAAACGCGACTTTCACAATACGCGACTTTGGGCTGGGGGTGTGGATGCTGAACTTTTCCATCCCCGCCAACAATCTGATGCCATGCGTGCCCGATTAACAGGGGGAAAAATAAAAGACCCTGTGTTGCTCTATGTTGGCCGCTTAGCACCTGAAAAACAATTAGAGCGACTTCGCCCAATCTTAGACGCTATTCACCCTATTCATATCGCATTTGTTGGGGATGGTCCAGACAGAGCTCGACTAGAACATATGTTTAAACATACGCAAGTACATTTCCTCGGCCTTTTACATGCAAATGAACTGGCTGCTGCTTTTGCTTCTGCAGATGCGTTTATTTTCCCATCCACCACTGAGACGCTTGGACTCGTTTTATTAGAAGCGATGTCATCGGGTTTGCCTATCATTGCGGCTAAGAGCAAGCCCTCGGAAGAATTGATCCGGCAGACGGAGGCAGGAATTTTATTTGATTCCGAAGATCAAGAATCCTTACTACATGCAGTGCGATCACTTCTCACACAGCCTGATCTACACCATCAATTAGCGACACAAGCTCGCTCTTCCATTGAATTGCGAGGGTGGGAAATCCCAACGAAGGCGCTTGTTGAATACTATCAGGTAGCCGTGCGTGCACATCAATTACATCATCATTCTGTGACAAGTGACATTGACATTCCAGTGTAA
- a CDS encoding Tex family protein — protein sequence MTTLVEPDYAHGIALQLNMKKSQVSSAIQLFEQGNTIPFIARYRKEMTGELDENQLRDIQAQFHLQTTLYQRKCDVIRLLEEQGIFTDEQVEKQVTLAITAATTMAEVEDIYRPYRPKRKTRASVAKERGLEPLSAWFIQKERIHDDRETIVRYADQFVNVDLGIETAEEAMSGAADIIAEMIADDADTRSWLRQWTFAHGVLHSVATDAVVESVYEVYYAFEVLLHKILPHHILALNRGEREGFLRISITIQQEEVRSQLIQRHVATRYGQNSIEAQESWIWLWLTDVVVDAYKRLLAPSIEREIRNELTDRGEDRAIEIFGANLRNLLMQPPLRGKKVLGVDPAYRTGCKLAVVDDTGKLLETAVIYPTPPQNKVEAAKKTVLDMLKQYEIDLIAIGNGTASRETETFISQCVKEYQEQTARLVPYAIVSEAGASVYSASVLAGEEFPDLDVSERSAISIARRLQDPLAELVKIDPKSVGVGQYQHDVAQKKLDGQLSAVVESAVNQVGVDVNTASASLLSYVAGLNKTAVKNIVHYREENGRFTSRSKLAKVPRLGPKTLEQCVGFLRIPDGEEPLDATSIHPESYPAVHALLARFGGAKAIFANPQTHATVMQELRSMPIARLSDELGQGIPTVKDILDALERPGRDPREDVDPPLLRTDVLTVEDLEIGMVLTGTVRNVVDFGAFVDVGVKNDGLVHISQMADQFVKHPMDVVAVGDIVQVSVIQIDVQKGRLGLSMKSVAK from the coding sequence ATGACAACATTAGTGGAACCTGATTATGCACATGGGATAGCGCTTCAGTTGAATATGAAAAAAAGTCAAGTGAGTTCAGCCATTCAATTATTTGAACAAGGCAATACGATTCCATTTATTGCACGTTATCGCAAGGAAATGACTGGAGAACTCGATGAAAATCAACTTAGGGACATTCAAGCTCAGTTTCATTTACAAACGACATTATATCAGCGTAAATGTGATGTGATACGGCTTTTGGAGGAGCAGGGTATTTTTACAGATGAGCAAGTTGAAAAACAAGTAACGTTAGCGATCACTGCAGCAACAACGATGGCAGAAGTCGAGGATATCTATCGCCCCTATCGTCCCAAACGCAAGACAAGAGCATCCGTGGCAAAAGAACGGGGACTAGAGCCTCTTTCAGCTTGGTTCATTCAAAAAGAGCGAATCCACGATGATAGGGAGACGATTGTAAGGTATGCAGATCAGTTTGTGAATGTAGACCTTGGTATTGAAACGGCAGAAGAAGCTATGTCGGGTGCGGCAGATATCATCGCAGAAATGATAGCAGATGATGCAGACACCCGCAGTTGGTTGCGTCAGTGGACTTTTGCTCATGGAGTTTTGCACAGTGTTGCCACAGATGCGGTAGTAGAAAGTGTATATGAAGTGTACTATGCATTTGAAGTGCTTCTTCATAAAATATTGCCGCATCACATCTTAGCGTTAAATCGCGGTGAGCGCGAAGGTTTTTTGCGCATCTCTATAACTATACAGCAAGAAGAAGTGCGATCTCAGTTGATTCAACGGCATGTGGCCACGCGGTATGGGCAGAACTCTATAGAGGCACAAGAGTCATGGATCTGGTTGTGGCTAACTGATGTGGTAGTTGATGCGTATAAACGGCTGTTGGCTCCTTCTATCGAGAGAGAGATTAGAAATGAATTGACTGATCGTGGAGAAGATCGAGCGATTGAGATTTTTGGTGCGAATTTACGCAATTTACTCATGCAACCTCCGCTTCGGGGGAAAAAGGTACTTGGTGTAGATCCAGCCTATCGTACGGGTTGCAAGTTGGCGGTTGTGGATGATACAGGGAAATTGCTTGAGACAGCAGTCATTTATCCCACGCCTCCGCAAAACAAAGTGGAAGCTGCAAAAAAAACAGTGCTAGACATGTTGAAACAGTATGAGATCGATCTCATTGCAATTGGTAATGGTACCGCTTCGCGCGAGACGGAAACTTTTATTTCACAATGTGTCAAAGAGTATCAAGAACAAACTGCGCGGCTGGTACCTTATGCGATAGTGTCAGAAGCGGGCGCTAGTGTATATTCGGCATCAGTACTTGCAGGAGAAGAGTTTCCTGATTTGGATGTATCTGAACGCAGTGCGATTTCCATTGCGCGAAGGCTCCAAGATCCACTAGCGGAGTTAGTCAAAATTGATCCAAAGTCGGTGGGAGTGGGCCAATATCAACATGATGTTGCACAAAAAAAATTAGATGGACAATTGAGTGCTGTTGTAGAGTCAGCTGTCAATCAAGTGGGTGTGGACGTCAATACGGCTTCCGCAAGTTTGCTTTCCTATGTGGCAGGTCTTAATAAAACGGCTGTAAAAAATATCGTTCATTACCGAGAAGAAAATGGTCGGTTTACTAGTCGTAGCAAGCTAGCAAAAGTCCCTCGACTTGGTCCTAAGACACTTGAGCAGTGTGTGGGATTTTTGCGGATACCAGATGGAGAAGAACCGCTCGATGCAACATCCATTCATCCTGAATCGTATCCTGCAGTACATGCTTTATTAGCGCGTTTTGGGGGAGCAAAGGCCATTTTTGCAAATCCACAAACACATGCTACAGTGATGCAGGAACTGCGATCCATGCCTATAGCTAGATTGTCAGATGAGTTAGGGCAGGGGATCCCTACCGTAAAAGATATTCTCGATGCCCTCGAACGGCCAGGACGTGATCCGCGAGAAGATGTAGATCCTCCGCTATTACGAACGGATGTATTAACAGTGGAGGATTTAGAAATTGGCATGGTATTGACGGGGACCGTGCGTAATGTCGTGGATTTCGGAGCATTTGTAGATGTTGGTGTGAAAAATGATGGGCTAGTGCATATCTCCCAAATGGCTGATCAATTTGTGAAACATCCCATGGATGTCGTGGCGGTAGGCGATATTGTACAGGTGAGCGTGATTCAAATTGACGTGCAAAAAGGACGATTAGGTTTATCCATGAAATCGGTTGCCAAATAA
- a CDS encoding NAD-dependent epimerase/dehydratase family protein → MRILITGGDGFCGWPTALYLSRKGHDIAILDNQLRREWDRELGIASLTPIASMDERAHEWEKYAQGSFTSFDVDMRDYDALASAIAAFVPEAIVHFAEQRSAPYSMIDREHAVFTQTNNIVGTLNLLYIMKDIVPDCHLIKLGTMGEYGTPNIDIEEGYITVEYNGRTDTLPYPKQPPSMYHLSKVHDSHNIMFACRSWNLRATDLNQGVVYGVQTEETRLHPLLSNRFDYDQVFGTALNRFCVEAAADHPLTVYGSGGQTRGFINLLDTVRCIEIAALHPAKPGEFRVFNQFTEEFSVADLASKVEHVASSMGIQANISHLTNPRVESEKHYYHAAHTKLLELGLTPHLLSDQVIRDIIEMAQMNKDHIQLEHIMPTVTWS, encoded by the coding sequence ATGAGGATATTAATTACCGGTGGAGATGGATTTTGCGGCTGGCCAACTGCATTGTACCTTTCCCGTAAAGGACACGATATTGCCATCCTAGATAACCAATTACGCCGTGAGTGGGATCGCGAGCTAGGTATTGCATCTCTTACGCCAATTGCTTCTATGGATGAACGCGCACACGAATGGGAAAAATATGCGCAGGGCTCATTCACTTCATTTGACGTAGACATGCGGGATTATGATGCATTAGCTAGCGCAATTGCTGCATTTGTTCCAGAAGCAATTGTGCACTTTGCTGAACAACGATCTGCACCATACTCCATGATTGACCGTGAACACGCTGTATTTACTCAAACGAACAACATTGTAGGGACACTTAATCTTCTGTACATTATGAAGGACATCGTTCCTGACTGTCACTTGATTAAACTCGGAACGATGGGCGAATATGGAACGCCAAATATCGATATTGAGGAAGGCTATATCACAGTTGAATATAATGGTCGAACAGATACACTACCGTATCCTAAACAGCCACCTTCTATGTATCATCTTTCAAAAGTTCACGATAGCCACAATATTATGTTTGCATGCCGATCATGGAACTTACGGGCAACAGATTTAAATCAAGGCGTCGTATATGGCGTCCAAACGGAAGAGACACGGCTCCATCCCCTCTTATCCAACCGATTTGATTACGATCAAGTATTTGGAACAGCACTCAATCGCTTCTGTGTAGAAGCGGCAGCAGATCATCCGCTTACTGTGTATGGATCTGGTGGGCAAACTCGAGGATTTATTAATTTACTAGACACAGTAAGGTGTATTGAAATTGCAGCATTACACCCAGCTAAACCAGGGGAATTCCGCGTATTTAACCAATTTACAGAGGAATTTTCTGTTGCTGACTTAGCGTCTAAAGTGGAGCATGTCGCTTCTAGTATGGGCATTCAAGCAAACATTTCTCATCTAACCAATCCGCGTGTAGAGTCAGAAAAACATTACTATCATGCGGCACACACAAAGTTACTGGAACTGGGACTAACGCCTCACTTACTTTCGGATCAAGTCATCCGAGACATCATTGAGATGGCCCAAATGAACAAAGATCACATACAACTGGAACACATTATGCCAACTGTCACATGGTCTTAA
- a CDS encoding dipeptidase has translation MSTFSQSLHRYFEAHEDEHLKELIEFLRIPSISTLEEHHKDINAACSWLINKLTIAGLENVQAIETDGYPFVYADWLHAPGKPTVLIYGHYDVQPVDPIELWESPPFSPVVQDDKIYARGATDDKGQVFLHIKAIEALLALTGELPINIKCCIEGEEEVGSFGLTKWLENNQELLAADFIVISDTPLMQQGIPAICYAVRGLCALQIDVQGPQMDLHSGGYGGAVSNPIHALAKIIQSFHDESGKIAIDGFYDDVLHIDVEERNQFSTVAPPDEYLMNQLGVPHLYGEPGYTAIERTWIRPAIDTNGIYGGFSGEGTKTIIPSSAHAKVSIRLVPDQKPKQVFEQLEAHIQLHAMPGVIVTTTRVDEGLPYVASLDHVAVQAAHYAYQEAYQVEPVYIRMGGSIPIVSTFSEQLNAPIILMGFGLPDEQAHAPNEHFHLDNFRKGLLTLALFFTQLAQ, from the coding sequence ATGTCGACATTTTCACAATCATTGCATCGTTATTTCGAAGCACATGAAGATGAGCATCTTAAAGAACTCATTGAATTTCTACGAATCCCAAGCATTAGTACTCTTGAGGAACATCACAAAGACATCAACGCAGCCTGTTCTTGGTTGATTAACAAACTCACTATTGCTGGCCTAGAAAATGTGCAAGCAATTGAAACGGATGGTTATCCGTTCGTATACGCAGACTGGCTACATGCACCAGGAAAACCAACCGTATTAATCTATGGCCACTATGATGTACAACCTGTAGATCCTATTGAACTGTGGGAATCACCCCCTTTTTCTCCTGTTGTGCAAGATGACAAGATCTATGCTAGAGGTGCTACTGATGACAAAGGGCAAGTTTTTTTACACATTAAGGCGATTGAGGCTCTATTAGCACTCACCGGGGAACTCCCTATCAATATCAAATGTTGCATCGAAGGAGAAGAAGAGGTGGGCAGTTTTGGTCTTACGAAGTGGCTTGAAAATAACCAAGAGTTACTCGCCGCAGACTTCATTGTCATCTCTGATACTCCGCTCATGCAACAAGGAATCCCAGCTATTTGCTATGCTGTACGTGGTCTATGCGCGCTACAAATCGATGTACAAGGGCCACAGATGGACCTTCATTCCGGTGGTTACGGCGGTGCAGTCAGTAATCCAATCCATGCACTTGCGAAAATCATTCAATCATTTCATGATGAATCCGGTAAAATTGCCATTGATGGTTTTTATGATGATGTCCTGCACATTGACGTTGAAGAGCGCAATCAGTTTTCCACAGTTGCTCCCCCTGATGAATACCTCATGAATCAATTAGGTGTACCTCATTTATACGGCGAGCCCGGGTACACAGCCATCGAGCGAACGTGGATTCGTCCAGCCATTGATACTAACGGAATCTACGGAGGATTTTCAGGAGAAGGAACAAAAACCATTATCCCGAGTAGTGCACATGCGAAAGTATCCATTCGCCTTGTCCCCGATCAAAAACCAAAGCAGGTATTTGAACAGCTAGAGGCGCACATACAGTTACATGCAATGCCTGGTGTTATCGTGACAACAACAAGAGTAGATGAGGGTTTACCTTATGTGGCATCTCTCGATCATGTAGCAGTACAAGCTGCTCATTATGCCTATCAAGAAGCATATCAAGTAGAACCTGTCTATATACGTATGGGTGGCTCAATTCCTATCGTATCCACGTTCTCTGAGCAATTAAACGCACCCATCATCCTGATGGGTTTTGGATTGCCAGATGAACAGGCTCATGCGCCAAATGAGCATTTTCACCTAGATAACTTTAGAAAAGGGCTATTAACACTTGCTCTCTTTTTCACCCAACTTGCACAATAA
- a CDS encoding APC family permease, which produces MAETSTQLKDGSISFWGALAISFGNMAPAASVIFLPQAIAQFTGTRVPLAFVFAMVGAFFTASSIIYFARRFASAGAAYTFNRIAFNKVIGFSSGWMLFLAYGLNFPANMLVFGYFASGFFSQVFGLTISWLVFAAAAMLLVVFMVIRGIKTSARVDLVLLVVESVIIFVLAVVIVIHGGAHGNTMEVFSTKGSHNGWVGILFGMLYGVGAFSGFEASATVAEETRNRYRNIPLSIIVTLTIGGLFYILVAYAIAIGYGIGNGHALAVANLPLSLLADHYVGSWMGAAVNLAGMISAFGIALASSNASARVMYAMGREGVIYSWIGRLHKKYATPSYATWLIFSVSVVLVLVFGLFMRPYPNGFSAIAAGADLLGLSLYILINIGWIRLWMRERNHFHIGFIRGVIPSVLGAIIMFIPLVASVVPMPAWPLNLVIYVTIAYALVGIIIGWRAKDVPPMLKEDVVGTIPVASTEQSMHK; this is translated from the coding sequence ATGGCAGAGACTTCAACACAGTTAAAGGATGGATCTATATCATTTTGGGGTGCCTTAGCCATCTCCTTTGGCAATATGGCACCGGCTGCTAGCGTCATCTTTCTTCCACAAGCTATTGCACAATTTACTGGGACAAGGGTGCCACTTGCTTTTGTGTTTGCCATGGTGGGCGCATTTTTTACAGCTTCCTCCATTATTTATTTTGCAAGGCGATTTGCTTCCGCGGGTGCAGCCTATACATTCAACCGCATCGCATTTAATAAGGTGATTGGTTTCTCCTCTGGGTGGATGTTGTTTTTAGCATATGGGTTAAACTTCCCTGCTAATATGCTGGTGTTTGGTTATTTTGCTTCCGGTTTTTTCAGTCAGGTTTTCGGGTTAACCATCTCTTGGTTAGTATTTGCTGCAGCAGCTATGCTTCTTGTTGTATTTATGGTGATCAGAGGGATTAAAACGTCTGCTCGTGTAGATCTTGTATTGCTTGTGGTCGAATCAGTGATCATTTTTGTGTTAGCAGTTGTGATCGTGATTCATGGTGGCGCACACGGCAATACGATGGAGGTTTTTTCTACAAAAGGTTCACATAATGGTTGGGTGGGTATCTTATTTGGAATGTTATATGGCGTAGGAGCATTCTCAGGATTTGAGGCTTCTGCAACTGTGGCTGAAGAGACACGCAATCGCTATCGCAATATTCCGTTATCTATTATTGTAACCCTGACGATCGGAGGGCTCTTTTATATTTTAGTGGCGTATGCCATCGCGATAGGTTATGGGATTGGCAATGGTCATGCGCTTGCAGTTGCTAACTTACCGCTAAGTTTACTAGCAGATCATTATGTGGGGTCCTGGATGGGAGCAGCGGTCAATCTTGCGGGAATGATCTCGGCATTTGGCATTGCACTGGCGAGTTCCAATGCTAGTGCACGTGTCATGTATGCGATGGGTCGTGAAGGTGTAATTTATTCTTGGATCGGCCGTCTACACAAAAAATATGCCACGCCTAGTTATGCTACTTGGTTAATTTTTTCCGTTTCTGTAGTTCTTGTATTAGTTTTTGGATTATTCATGCGACCCTATCCAAATGGGTTTAGTGCAATCGCAGCTGGTGCAGATCTGCTTGGTTTGAGCTTGTATATTCTCATTAACATCGGTTGGATCAGACTATGGATGAGAGAACGAAATCATTTTCATATCGGATTCATTCGAGGGGTCATTCCATCAGTACTTGGTGCAATCATCATGTTTATTCCTCTAGTTGCAAGCGTTGTACCTATGCCTGCATGGCCCTTGAATCTGGTGATCTACGTAACGATTGCGTATGCTCTAGTGGGTATTATCATCGGATGGAGGGCAAAAGATGTTCCACCTATGCTAAAAGAAGATGTGGTAGGAACCATACCTGTCGCTTCTACCGAACAAAGTATGCATAAGTAG
- a CDS encoding GtrA family protein, producing MAQVSNKPAQPRKARLIKGRYQRFLIVGLMNAFVDLAILNFLMFTFPTRSSAVLLIYNTFAVICAITTSYILNRRWTFADQANNSRRQTLLFWMQGILNIVINDAVLALTSRYFFRSLNLPLIISGNLSKAVAMFMASSISYTVLRFFVFRTSS from the coding sequence ATGGCTCAAGTGTCAAATAAGCCAGCACAGCCGAGAAAGGCTCGCCTGATTAAAGGTCGCTATCAGAGATTTTTGATCGTTGGATTGATGAATGCCTTTGTCGATCTTGCCATTTTGAATTTCTTGATGTTTACTTTCCCCACAAGATCGTCTGCGGTGTTACTCATATACAATACATTTGCCGTCATCTGTGCCATTACTACGAGTTACATCCTTAATCGCCGCTGGACATTTGCTGACCAAGCAAATAATAGTCGCAGACAAACACTGTTATTTTGGATGCAAGGAATTCTTAATATCGTGATCAATGACGCAGTACTCGCTCTTACATCTCGTTATTTTTTCCGATCCTTAAACTTGCCGCTAATCATTAGCGGCAACTTATCCAAAGCAGTAGCGATGTTTATGGCGTCGTCTATCAGTTATACTGTTTTGCGTTTTTTTGTTTTTCGAACCTCATCATAA